A genomic stretch from Chiloscyllium plagiosum isolate BGI_BamShark_2017 chromosome 2, ASM401019v2, whole genome shotgun sequence includes:
- the klf9 gene encoding Krueppel-like factor 9 has translation MSAVAYIEHLAAECLVSISNRPIVHQSPGQQLTEEGDGDPRESRKDAGSLTTMARILAGLSKRQPLSQIGCSHTEGCTNSEGDACTALGSSGGAQHWEPHPANEVAPECGLLQCSLTSEVKSFSGKRHECPFTGCGKVYRKSSHLKAHFRTHTGERPFPCTWPDCSKRFSRSDELTRHYRTHTGEKRFKCPMCEKCFMRSDHLTKHARRHPGFHSSMLQKQCRRIGPLRSAAPETAR, from the exons ATGTCTGCTGTTGCTTATATTGAACACTTGGCCGCCGAATGCTTGGTCTCCATCTCCAATCGCCCTATTGTGCATCAGTCACCCGGGCAGCAGTTGACTGAAGAGGGTGACGGGGACCCCAGGGAGAGTCGCAAGGATGCAGGGTCCCTGACCACCATGGCCAGGATCCTGGCCGGCCTCAGCAAGCGCCAACCGCTCTCGCAAATCGGATGCAGTCACACTGAGGGCTGCACTAATTCCGAGGGAGACGCCTGCACCGCGCTCGGCAGCAGCGGAGGAGCACAGCACTGGGAGCCGCACCCTGCCAATGAAGTTGCGCCGGAGTGTGGACTGTTGCAGTGCAGCCTAACGAGTGAAGTGAAGTCCTTTTCGGGCAAAAGACACGAGTGCCCCTTTACCGGATGTGGCAAAGTGTATAGGAAGTCCTCGCACCTGAAGGCACACTTCAGAACGCATACGG GGGAAAGACCCTTTCCTTGCACATGGCCTGATTGCAGCAAAAGGTTTTCCCGTTCCGATGAACTGACACGACATTACAGAACCCACACCGGGGAGAAAAGGTTCAAGTGCCCCATGTGTGAGAAATGCTTCATGAGGAGCGATCATTTGACCAAGCATGCTAGGCGGCATCCTGGCTTTCATTCCAGCATGCTTCAAAAGCAATGTAGAAGAATTGGGCCACTTCGATCAGCAGCCCCTGAAACAGCAAGATAA